The proteins below are encoded in one region of Qipengyuania sp. HL-TH1:
- the fabD gene encoding ACP S-malonyltransferase: MTAFIFPGQGSQKVGMGADLADASAHARAVFEEVDEALKQKLSALMKDGPESELTMTANAQPAIMANSVATARVLEKEFGIALAQSADCVAGHSLGEYSALCAAGAFSLTDTAKLLRLRGIAMQDAVPIGVGAMAALLGADIEKATALAEAAAQGQVCEVANDNDPTQVVISGHAEAIDRAIEMAKDHGIKRGIKLPVSAPFHCSLMGPAALRMKNALEATPPQAFTVPLFANVTAARVTDPAQEQALLVEQITGRVRWRESVLAMREAGIERFVEVGGKVLAPMVGRIDKEATTVSLVTMEDLENFAKENA; this comes from the coding sequence ATGACTGCATTCATCTTTCCCGGACAGGGAAGCCAGAAAGTCGGCATGGGCGCCGACCTCGCCGACGCCAGCGCGCATGCCCGCGCAGTGTTCGAAGAGGTCGACGAGGCGCTCAAGCAGAAGCTCTCGGCGCTGATGAAGGATGGGCCGGAGAGCGAGTTGACCATGACCGCCAATGCCCAGCCCGCGATCATGGCCAATTCGGTGGCCACCGCACGCGTGCTCGAAAAGGAATTCGGGATCGCTCTCGCCCAGAGCGCCGATTGCGTCGCGGGCCATTCGCTTGGCGAATACAGTGCGCTGTGCGCCGCCGGGGCATTCTCGCTGACCGACACCGCCAAGCTGCTGCGCCTGCGCGGCATCGCCATGCAGGATGCGGTTCCGATCGGCGTCGGCGCGATGGCCGCGCTGCTCGGCGCGGATATCGAAAAGGCCACCGCGCTGGCCGAGGCAGCGGCCCAGGGCCAGGTCTGCGAAGTCGCCAATGACAACGACCCGACGCAGGTGGTTATCTCCGGCCATGCCGAGGCGATCGACCGCGCGATCGAAATGGCCAAGGATCACGGGATCAAGCGCGGTATCAAGCTGCCCGTCTCGGCGCCGTTCCACTGTTCGCTGATGGGCCCCGCTGCGCTGCGCATGAAGAACGCGCTCGAAGCGACGCCGCCGCAGGCTTTCACCGTACCGCTGTTCGCCAATGTCACCGCCGCGCGTGTCACCGATCCGGCGCAAGAGCAGGCGCTTCTGGTCGAGCAGATCACCGGCCGCGTCCGCTGGCGCGAAAGCGTACTGGCGATGCGCGAAGCCGGGATCGAACGGTTCGTCGAAGTGGGCGGCAAGGTGCTTGCCCCGATGGTGGGCCGCATCGACAAGGAGGCGACCACGGTCAGCCTCGTGACCATGGAAGACCTCGAGAATTTCGCCAAGGAGAACGCATGA
- a CDS encoding LD-carboxypeptidase, whose product MVRIAICAPGKRLKRERAEAVEALVAGRSDVSLQFHEQCFAEDGHFAGSDDVRLAALLDCANDPGFDAVWFAMGGYGSNRIAPQAVAQMNAAARAKSYLGYSDTGFLLAALYRHGIGRVAHGPLAGDVRREGGAAAIERALVWFKGEEDGLEPGLDTRPAVAFNLATLAMLVGTELAPDLSGHVVMIEEVAEHLYAVDRLLFHVTQHLGGIAGLRLGRISDIPENDRPFGSDEVAIAQDWCRRSGIPYLGRADIGHDAANKIVPFGLEARAARD is encoded by the coding sequence ATGGTCAGAATTGCGATCTGCGCCCCCGGAAAGCGGTTGAAGCGCGAACGGGCAGAGGCGGTCGAAGCGCTGGTGGCGGGGCGCAGCGACGTATCGTTGCAGTTCCACGAACAATGCTTTGCCGAAGACGGGCATTTCGCCGGTAGCGACGACGTGCGGCTCGCCGCCTTGCTCGATTGCGCCAACGATCCCGGTTTCGATGCGGTGTGGTTCGCGATGGGCGGCTATGGTTCGAACCGCATCGCCCCGCAGGCGGTCGCGCAAATGAACGCGGCAGCGCGGGCCAAGTCCTATCTCGGCTATTCGGACACCGGCTTCCTGCTCGCCGCGCTGTACAGGCATGGCATCGGGCGCGTCGCGCATGGGCCGCTGGCGGGCGATGTCCGGCGCGAGGGCGGCGCCGCAGCGATCGAGCGTGCGCTCGTCTGGTTCAAGGGCGAGGAGGACGGTCTCGAACCCGGCCTCGATACGCGCCCCGCGGTGGCTTTCAACCTCGCCACGCTGGCGATGCTGGTCGGGACCGAGCTTGCCCCGGACCTGTCGGGCCATGTCGTCATGATCGAGGAAGTGGCAGAGCATCTCTATGCGGTGGACCGGCTGCTGTTTCATGTGACGCAGCACCTTGGCGGCATCGCGGGCCTGCGCCTCGGCCGGATCAGCGATATCCCCGAGAACGACCGCCCCTTCGGCAGCGACGAGGTCGCGATTGCGCAGGACTGGTGCCGGCGTAGCGGCATTCCCTACCTCGGCAGGGCGGATATCGGCCACGATGCTGCCAACAAGATTGTCCCCTTCGGGCTTGAGGCGCGCGCCGCGCGCGACTAG
- a CDS encoding glutamate ligase domain-containing protein, producing MSDMPTPDELFARPFFFCGIGGSGMLPLAQILKGRGCTVEGSDRSHDQGRTPDKFAALEQQGFTLHPQDGSGIVSAGHILVASAAVEDTVPDAKRAKELGCLRLTRAELNSILFNTSGAGLAVAGTSGKSTVTGMLGWILHACGREPTIMNGAVMKNFVSPERPYASAVIGGQSLYVSEVDESDGSIALYRPAVGVLLNVSLDHKSMEELRQLFGDYLSRSRISVINADDPEALALLPHAKEVVTFGIEQEKAQIGVVPGSIAEGPMRQAALVIDRHDGSEHALTLDLPGRHNLSNALAAIAGAAAAGIPVAKAVAALAGFAGLARRFDIIGTSASAITVIDDFGHNPEKCAATLRTLKAHPGRVLAFFQPHGYGPLRQMGEELAQTFAQELGDGDRVILCDPVYFGGSVDRSEGSERIVRLIEEAGGHAEHIPTREAVGDRLAEIAQPGDRIVIMGARDDTLSVFARGLFDRLL from the coding sequence ATGAGCGATATGCCCACTCCAGATGAATTGTTCGCCCGTCCCTTCTTCTTCTGCGGGATCGGCGGATCGGGAATGCTGCCGTTGGCGCAGATCCTCAAAGGTCGCGGCTGCACGGTCGAGGGATCGGATCGCAGCCACGATCAGGGCCGCACGCCCGACAAATTCGCCGCGCTCGAACAACAGGGTTTTACGCTGCATCCGCAGGACGGCAGCGGGATCGTCTCGGCCGGGCATATCCTCGTCGCCAGCGCTGCAGTGGAGGACACCGTACCCGATGCCAAGCGCGCCAAGGAACTGGGCTGCCTGCGGCTGACCCGCGCCGAGCTCAATTCGATCCTCTTCAACACCAGCGGTGCGGGGCTGGCGGTGGCCGGGACCAGCGGCAAGTCGACCGTCACCGGGATGCTCGGCTGGATCCTCCATGCCTGCGGGCGCGAACCGACGATCATGAACGGCGCGGTGATGAAGAACTTCGTCTCGCCCGAACGCCCCTATGCCAGCGCGGTGATCGGCGGGCAGAGCCTCTATGTCAGCGAAGTCGACGAGAGCGACGGGTCGATCGCGCTCTATCGTCCGGCGGTCGGCGTGCTGCTCAACGTCAGTCTCGACCACAAGAGCATGGAAGAGCTGCGCCAGCTGTTCGGCGATTACCTGTCGCGCAGCCGCATCTCGGTGATCAACGCCGACGACCCCGAAGCGCTGGCGCTGCTGCCGCATGCCAAGGAAGTCGTCACCTTCGGGATCGAGCAGGAGAAGGCGCAGATCGGCGTGGTCCCGGGCTCGATCGCGGAAGGCCCGATGCGGCAGGCCGCTCTGGTCATCGACCGGCATGACGGGAGCGAGCATGCGCTGACGCTCGACCTGCCCGGGCGGCACAACCTGTCCAATGCGCTGGCGGCCATCGCCGGTGCGGCCGCCGCGGGCATCCCGGTGGCCAAGGCGGTCGCCGCGCTGGCTGGCTTTGCAGGGCTCGCGCGCCGCTTCGACATTATCGGCACCAGCGCCTCGGCCATCACCGTGATCGACGATTTCGGCCATAATCCCGAGAAATGCGCCGCCACGCTGCGCACGCTCAAGGCGCACCCGGGCCGCGTGCTCGCCTTCTTCCAGCCGCACGGCTACGGGCCCCTGCGCCAGATGGGCGAGGAACTGGCCCAGACCTTCGCGCAAGAATTGGGCGATGGCGACCGCGTGATCCTATGCGATCCGGTCTATTTCGGCGGCTCGGTCGATCGCAGCGAAGGCAGCGAGCGGATCGTGCGGCTGATCGAGGAAGCGGGCGGGCATGCGGAACACATCCCCACCCGCGAGGCAGTGGGCGACCGGCTGGCCGAAATCGCCCAGCCCGGCGACCGGATCGTGATCATGGGCGCGCGCGACGACACGCTGAGCGTATTTGCCCGCGGCCTGTTCGACCGGCTGCTCTAG
- a CDS encoding glutathione S-transferase family protein, with protein MAERPVLYTCAGSRGLRATWAAEEAGVDVELKLLPFPPRFTVPEYLETNPLGTVPMLVEGEVQMTESCAIAHYLATKGADQSLVVAPGEPDYPAYLDFTYHADATITFPQTVYMRFALFEKDKGWSEAGEAYAKWFWKRLVKLEQRLETREFLCADRFTVADICCGYALILAGRVGLDEGLPQSLRDYRDRLTAREGYRRAVAREAAGPAAI; from the coding sequence ATGGCTGAGCGGCCGGTTCTCTACACCTGCGCCGGTTCGCGCGGGCTGCGTGCGACATGGGCGGCGGAGGAGGCCGGAGTCGATGTCGAGCTGAAGCTGCTGCCGTTCCCGCCGCGCTTCACCGTGCCCGAATATCTCGAGACCAATCCGCTGGGTACGGTGCCCATGCTGGTCGAGGGCGAGGTGCAGATGACCGAAAGCTGCGCCATCGCGCATTATCTGGCGACCAAAGGCGCGGACCAATCGCTGGTTGTGGCACCGGGGGAGCCGGATTATCCCGCCTATCTCGACTTCACCTATCACGCCGATGCGACGATAACCTTCCCGCAGACCGTCTATATGCGCTTTGCCCTGTTCGAGAAGGACAAGGGCTGGAGCGAGGCGGGCGAAGCCTATGCGAAGTGGTTCTGGAAGCGGCTGGTCAAGCTCGAGCAGCGCCTCGAAACGCGTGAATTCCTGTGCGCGGATCGCTTTACCGTGGCGGATATCTGCTGCGGTTATGCGCTGATCCTGGCGGGCCGCGTCGGGCTGGACGAGGGCTTACCGCAATCGCTCAGGGACTACCGCGACCGGTTGACCGCACGCGAGGGATATCGCCGCGCAGTGGCGCGTGAGGCCGCGGGCCCCGCCGCGATCTAG
- a CDS encoding DUF808 domain-containing protein, with protein sequence MPGGLVALLDDVSIIARAAAASVDDIGVAASRAGTKTAGVVIDDAAVTPSYVTGLSPARELPIIWNITKGSLKNKLIILLPGALLLSWLLPSAIIFILMLGGGYLSYEGAEKVMEKLGSEKHGLTVDDEIADPVAFEKQRVAGAIRTDLILSAEIMAITLNEVASEDFIVRAGVLAIVGIAVTLFVYGAVALIVKLDDIGLHLREKSSELAQTFGQFLVTSVPYLLTTLSFVGTIAMLWVGGGIILHSLHELGLHGPSDWAHGVQHMVEGVTGGLSGILGWTTYAGLSALAGLGLGFVLAIVIHNVFKIGKTHGHG encoded by the coding sequence GTGCCCGGTGGATTAGTAGCCCTGCTCGACGACGTTTCGATCATCGCCCGCGCGGCGGCCGCCTCGGTCGACGATATCGGGGTGGCGGCCAGCCGCGCCGGCACGAAGACGGCGGGCGTCGTGATCGACGATGCGGCGGTCACGCCGAGCTATGTCACCGGCCTCAGCCCTGCGCGCGAGCTGCCGATCATCTGGAATATCACCAAGGGCAGCTTGAAGAACAAGCTGATCATCCTGTTGCCCGGCGCCTTGTTGCTGAGCTGGCTGCTACCCAGCGCGATCATCTTCATCCTCATGCTCGGGGGCGGCTACCTGTCCTACGAAGGGGCGGAAAAGGTAATGGAGAAACTGGGTAGCGAAAAACACGGCCTGACGGTGGACGACGAGATCGCCGATCCCGTCGCCTTCGAGAAACAGCGGGTCGCGGGCGCGATCCGTACCGATCTGATCCTGTCGGCGGAGATCATGGCGATCACGCTCAACGAAGTGGCCTCGGAGGATTTCATCGTCCGCGCGGGTGTGCTCGCGATCGTCGGGATAGCGGTGACGCTGTTCGTCTATGGCGCGGTGGCGCTGATCGTGAAGCTCGACGACATCGGCCTGCACCTGCGCGAAAAGAGCTCCGAGCTGGCGCAGACCTTCGGCCAGTTCCTCGTCACCTCGGTGCCCTATCTGCTGACGACGCTGTCCTTCGTCGGCACGATCGCGATGCTGTGGGTCGGCGGCGGGATCATCCTGCACAGCCTCCACGAGCTTGGCCTCCATGGGCCTTCGGACTGGGCGCATGGCGTGCAGCACATGGTCGAGGGCGTCACCGGCGGCCTCTCGGGTATCCTCGGCTGGACGACCTATGCCGGCCTGTCCGCACTGGCCGGGCTGGGGCTGGGTTTCGTGCTCGCTATCGTGATCCACAATGTGTTCAAGATCGGGAAGACGCACGGCCATGGCTGA
- the rpsF gene encoding 30S ribosomal protein S6: MALYEHVFLARQDLSQAQVDQLAATATEIVEQNEGKVTKTETWGLKNLAYKIDRNRKAHFVMLNIEGPGAVVQELERQTRINEDVIRYMTIRVEEHEEGPSVMMRKNERDAKKRRDREERN; encoded by the coding sequence ATGGCTCTATACGAGCATGTTTTCCTGGCGCGACAGGACCTGAGCCAGGCTCAGGTCGACCAGCTCGCCGCCACCGCTACCGAAATTGTCGAGCAGAACGAAGGCAAGGTCACCAAGACGGAGACCTGGGGCCTCAAGAACCTCGCCTACAAGATCGACCGCAACCGCAAGGCGCATTTCGTGATGCTCAACATCGAGGGCCCCGGCGCCGTCGTGCAGGAGCTCGAACGCCAGACCCGCATCAATGAAGACGTCATCCGCTACATGACCATCCGTGTCGAAGAGCACGAAGAAGGTCCCAGCGTGATGATGCGCAAGAACGAGCGCGATGCGAAGAAGCGCCGCGACCGCGAGGAGCGTAACTGA
- the rpsR gene encoding 30S ribosomal protein S18 — translation MARPFFRRRKSCPFSGKNAPAIDYKDVRLLQGFMSERGKIVPSRITAVSAKKQRELAKAIKRARHIGLLPYIVK, via the coding sequence ATGGCCCGCCCGTTTTTCCGCCGCCGCAAGTCCTGCCCCTTCTCGGGCAAGAACGCTCCCGCGATCGACTACAAGGATGTGCGCCTGCTGCAGGGCTTCATGTCCGAGCGTGGCAAGATCGTCCCCAGCCGCATCACCGCCGTCAGCGCGAAGAAGCAGCGTGAACTGGCCAAGGCCATCAAGCGCGCCCGCCACATCGGCCTGCTGCCGTACATCGTGAAGTAG
- the rplI gene encoding 50S ribosomal protein L9 — protein MDIILLQRIEKLGSIGDVVTVKDGYARNFLLPQKKALRANESNKKVFEANRDRLEKENAERRGEAEKAGEKVQGEEIVLIRAASNTGQLYGSVNVRDIAASLGEKGHEIDKKQVIMGDPIKAIGMHEVRIDLHPEVSVTVKANVARSDDEAELQSQGIDVMAQMFEDEQREIEEAAEANRTDPTLEPGEIPADMLEDGVSTEDGVSETEAKIEATALDGDEG, from the coding sequence ATGGATATCATTCTCCTTCAGAGGATCGAAAAGCTCGGCTCGATCGGTGACGTGGTCACCGTGAAGGACGGCTATGCCCGCAACTTCCTGCTTCCGCAGAAGAAGGCCCTGCGCGCCAACGAATCGAACAAGAAGGTCTTCGAAGCGAACCGCGACCGCCTGGAAAAGGAAAATGCGGAACGTCGCGGCGAAGCCGAGAAGGCTGGCGAAAAGGTCCAGGGCGAAGAAATCGTCCTGATCCGCGCAGCGTCGAACACCGGCCAGCTCTACGGCTCGGTCAACGTGCGCGACATCGCTGCATCGCTGGGCGAAAAGGGCCACGAGATCGACAAGAAGCAGGTCATCATGGGTGATCCGATCAAGGCGATCGGCATGCATGAAGTCCGCATCGACCTCCACCCCGAAGTCTCGGTCACGGTGAAGGCCAACGTCGCCCGCAGCGACGACGAAGCCGAACTGCAGAGCCAGGGCATCGACGTGATGGCGCAGATGTTCGAAGACGAACAGCGCGAGATCGAAGAAGCTGCCGAAGCCAACCGGACCGATCCGACCCTCGAACCCGGCGAAATTCCCGCCGATATGCTCGAAGACGGTGTCAGCACCGAAGACGGCGTGAGCGAGACCGAAGCGAAGATCGAAGCCACGGCGCTGGACGGCGACGAAGGCTGA
- a CDS encoding AMP nucleosidase produces MDSIEQTLDRLEKIYDAAVERLREDVIAFGREREIPAPERRSDGSYAYPELRLRFRGGDQPEDRNRAFGRLNAPGLYTTTVTRPALFRDYLREQLELIDENYEVEIEVGSSKQEIPFPYVLDGQAGAELVGVDPNLIARHFPSTELADIGDELADGIMLENADDPIPLSLFDGLRTDFSLARLAHYTGTSTEHFQRFILFTNYHRYVDEFVDWAGSQLGKDGYTALAGAGGMMLTEQTDNARAQLSDTAWRRHQMPAYHLVGPNREGITLVNIGVGPSNAKTICDHLAVLRPEAWLMIGHCGGLRPSQKIGDYVLAHAYLRDDHVLDSVLPPEIPLPAIAEVQQALAGAAQEVSGTHGADLKRRMRTGTVVTTDDRNWELRYTSSAHRMSLSRAVGVDMESATIAGQGYRFRVPYGTLLCVSDKPLHGEIKLPGQANAFYEEAIAAHLQIGVTACKLLKAEGPRLHSRKLRAFNEPPFR; encoded by the coding sequence ATGGATTCGATCGAACAGACCCTCGACCGGCTTGAGAAGATCTACGACGCCGCGGTGGAACGGCTGCGCGAGGATGTGATCGCCTTTGGCCGCGAACGCGAGATTCCCGCCCCCGAACGGCGCAGCGACGGCAGCTATGCCTATCCCGAACTGCGGCTGCGGTTTCGCGGCGGCGACCAGCCCGAGGATCGCAACCGCGCCTTTGGACGGCTCAACGCGCCGGGCCTCTACACCACCACCGTCACCCGCCCCGCGCTGTTCCGCGATTACCTGCGCGAACAGCTCGAACTGATCGACGAGAATTACGAAGTCGAGATCGAGGTCGGATCGTCGAAGCAGGAAATCCCTTTCCCCTATGTCCTCGACGGCCAGGCCGGCGCGGAGCTGGTCGGCGTCGACCCCAACCTCATCGCGCGGCATTTCCCCTCGACCGAGCTGGCCGATATCGGTGACGAGCTGGCCGACGGCATCATGCTCGAAAATGCCGACGATCCCATCCCGCTGTCGCTGTTCGACGGTTTGCGGACCGATTTCAGCCTCGCGCGGCTCGCGCATTACACCGGCACGAGCACCGAGCATTTCCAGCGGTTCATCCTGTTCACGAACTATCACCGCTATGTCGATGAATTCGTTGACTGGGCCGGTTCGCAGCTCGGCAAGGACGGCTATACCGCGCTGGCCGGTGCGGGCGGCATGATGCTGACCGAGCAGACCGACAACGCTCGCGCCCAATTGTCCGACACTGCATGGCGCCGGCACCAGATGCCCGCCTATCACCTGGTTGGTCCCAACCGCGAAGGCATCACGCTGGTCAATATCGGCGTCGGCCCGAGCAATGCGAAGACGATCTGCGACCACCTTGCAGTGCTGCGACCCGAAGCGTGGCTGATGATCGGCCATTGCGGCGGCCTGCGCCCGAGCCAGAAGATCGGCGACTACGTGCTTGCCCATGCCTATCTGCGCGACGATCACGTGCTCGATTCGGTGTTGCCGCCGGAAATCCCCCTCCCCGCGATTGCCGAGGTCCAGCAGGCGCTCGCGGGCGCCGCGCAAGAGGTATCGGGGACGCATGGCGCCGACCTCAAGCGGCGCATGCGCACCGGCACCGTGGTCACCACCGACGATCGCAACTGGGAGCTGCGCTATACCAGTTCGGCGCATCGCATGAGCCTGAGCCGTGCGGTCGGGGTCGATATGGAAAGCGCAACGATCGCCGGCCAGGGATACCGCTTCCGCGTACCCTATGGCACGCTGCTGTGCGTGTCCGACAAGCCGCTGCACGGCGAGATCAAGCTGCCCGGCCAGGCCAATGCCTTCTACGAGGAAGCCATTGCGGCGCATCTCCAGATCGGTGTGACCGCGTGCAAGCTGCTGAAGGCGGAAGGCCCGCGCCTCCACAGCCGCAAATTGCGCGCTTTCAACGAACCGCCGTTCAGGTAA